The following are encoded in a window of Mustela nigripes isolate SB6536 chromosome 3, MUSNIG.SB6536, whole genome shotgun sequence genomic DNA:
- the CPO gene encoding carboxypeptidase O: MKPLLGTLYLLGILVPEGLGYDGSLAQTRRGVLEETVRPWRSLDTYSYTKYHPMEEIYQWMVQITEKYSGVVTQHFLGMTYEIRPMYYLKISQPSANHKKIIWMDCGIHAREWIAPAFCQWFVKEILQNYKDNPRIGRLLRNLDFYVLPVLNIDGYVYTWTTDRLWRKSRSSHNNGTCFGTDLNRNFNVAWCSIGASKDCHDLTFCGTGPVSEPETKAVSSFVESKKESIVCFLTMHSYGQLILTPYGYTKNKSSNHEELIQVGQKAANALKKKHGTNYRVGSSADILYTTSGSSRDWARDIGIPFSYTFELRDNGTYGFILPASQIQATCEETMEAVLSVLDDVYEKYWDSNSAVKMTSTAMVLGLLVFFMSVF; encoded by the exons ATCCCTAGCACAAACCAGACGAGGGGTTTTGGAAGAGACAGTGAGGCCATGGAGGAGCCTGGACACCTATTCCTATACCAAATATCACCCCATGGAAGAG ATCTATCAGTGGATGGTCCAGATAACTGAGAAGTACAGTGGAGTGGTGACACAACATTTCCTAGGAATGACCTATGAGATCCGGCCCATGTATTATTTAAAG ATCAGCCAACCGTCCGCTAACCACAAGAAGATCATTTGGATGGACTGTGGAATTCATGCCAGGGAATGGATTGCCCCAGCTTTTTGCCAATGGTTTGTGAAAGAA ATTCTACAAAACTATAAAGACAACCCACGGATAGGAAGACTCCTTAGAAACCTGGACTTTTATGTGCTTCCCGTTCTTAACATCGATGGTTATGTCTATACTTGGACAACT GACCGGCTTTGGAGGAAATCCCGTTCATCCCATAATAACGGCACATGTTTTGGGACAGATCTCAATCGAAATTTCAATGTGGCCTGGTGTA GTATCGGTGCCTCGAAAGACTGCCACGATTTAACATTCTGTGGGACAGGACCAGTATCGGAACCAGAGACTAAGGCTGTTTCCAGCTTTGTAGAGAGCAAGAAGGAGAGCATTGTGTGTTTCCTGACCATGCACTCTTACGGGCAGCTCATTCTCACACCTTATGGCTACACTAAAAATAAGTCCAGTAACCATGAAGAGCTG ATCCAAGTTGGACAGAAGGCAGCAAATGCATTGAAAAAAAAGCATGGAACCAATTATAGAGTTGGATCGAGTgcagatattttat ATACCACATCAGGGTCTTCAAGAGACTGGGCTCGGGACATTGGGATCCCCTTCTCATACACGTTTGAGCTGAGGGACAATGGCACATACGGATTTATTCTGCCAGCATCTCAGATACAGGCCACCTGCGAGGAGACCATGGAGGCTGTGCTCTCGGTCCTGGATGATGTCTATGAGAAATATTGGGACTCAAACAGTGCTGTAAAGATGACATCGACTGCTATGGTGCTGGGCCTGCTGGTCTTCTTCATGTCTGTTTTCTGA